AAGGGAACCTGGCGCGAAGCCGGATTCCCTTTCGGAAATTCCTGCGTTGATATATGCGGGTGAAAGCGGGCTTGAACCCGCGCGATTCTCCCTCGCTTATTCGAAGAAACCCGCGATCAGCATGAGGTCCTTGCCGGGCACCCGATAGACGTAGCTGATTTTTTTCGACCGTTTCTTTTCCTTGAACGGGGTTGGCTTCTTCAGTTCCTCGGGCGTCGGGTACATGTACTCCGTCCACCCCTCCCCCTTCGACGATTTCGCTACCGTGATGTACTCCTGGACGAACAGCTTCCCGTTGATGTCCTTTTGGCCCTTCATGTCCATTCCGATATATTGCTGGTTGTACGGATGCGCGAGCAGGTGTCCTTCCAGATCCACGAGGAACACATACGTGTTCTTCGAGACGAATTTTCCACCCTTCCTGTTGATCTCGAAGACCGTCGGATAGAACCCCTTCTCGTTCATGAATGCCGCCGCATCCTTGCACAGGGTTACGCATTCCTCTTTCCCCCCGCTCTGCGCCATCACGCTTGCGGCAAGGGAAACGCTCGCCATCACCACCAACGCGATCACGGTTCCCTTTTTCATCGTCTCCCTCTTTCTCCCACCGGTTCATCCACGATGTTCACACCCTCCGATTTCCCGCCGGCACCGGCATCGCATCGTCCCGTCGATCACCCCCTCCCGATCCATCGACGAACGCAGGGGGGCGACCGCACACGGGCAGTGATGGCAAACCGATTTCGTGATGAATGGAAGAGGAAGAACGAGAACGGCATCGCACCACCCCGACTTCCGGGATGGAACTGCGATCGTCTCGAGGGAGACAATATCGATGTTGATGAATAATCCTATTCTTTCATTCGGAGGTTGTCAAATACGGGACGACATCACCGTCCGATCCCACGGTTTCCCCACCGCCCTAAGGGCGGGAACGCTCCTCCCGCAGGATCGCGAAGAAGCGGTCGATCTCCTCCGGGGTGTTGTAGAAGTGCGGGGAGACGCGGATCCCGCCCGCCCGGTGGGAGCAGACCGCCTTCCGGTTCAGGAGGGCCCTCCAGAGGGCGGCGTTGTCGGCCTCCGGAACGCGGAACGTGACGATCCCCGACCGCTCCTCGGGGTGGTCGGGGGAAACCAGCTTGCACCCCTCCGCCGCCGCCCGTTCGCGGACCCGCTCCGTGAGCCGGCGCACGCGATCCCAGATCCGGTCCACCCCGAGCGACAGCAGGAGCTCGAGCGAGGCGTTGAACGACGACAGGCCGACCGTGTTCAGGCTTCCCGGTTCGTACCGCCGGGCGTCGGGGGAAAGACGGAAGTCGTAATTTTCGAAGTCGAACCGGTTCTTCACGGAGTGCCACCCGAGGATCACCGGCTCGACCATCTCCATCACGTCCCGGGAGATGTAGAAAGCGCCGATCCCCTCCGGCGACAGGAGCCACTTGTGCCCGTCCGCGGAGAGAGCGTCGATGCCGAAGGACTTCACGTCCATCGGGAGGACGCCGACGGACTGGATCCCGTCGACGCAGAAGAAGATCCCGTGCTTCTGGCAATACTCCCCGATCCCCGGCAGGTCGTTCCGGTAGCCGTTCGAGAACTCCACGGACGAGAGGGTGATCAGTCGGGTTTTCCCGTCGCAGGCGGCGAAGATGTCCTCCTTCCGCACCCTCCCCTCCCGCGCGGGGACCATCCGCACCTCCACGTTGCGCGTGCGGAGCCGGAGCCAGGGGTACACGTTGGAAGGGTATTCGACGTTCGCCGTGACCAGGTTGTCCCCTTCCTTCCACGGGAAACCGGCCGCGACGAAGGAGAGACCCTCGGAGGTGTTCTTCACGAAGGCGATCTCCTCCGGGGAGGCGCCGACGATCCGGGCGAACCGGCCCCGGGTCTCGTTGGACAGCTCCTCCCATTTCCGGAGGCGGTACGCCCCTTCGTCCCGGGCGAGCCGCAGCATGGTGATCCCGGCCTCGGCGGCGCGCGCCGGGATGGGCGAGACGCCCGCGTGGTTGAGGTACAGGAAATTCTCCGTGACCGGAAATTCCGCGGCCCGGATCGGCCCCACGTCGATCGGCAAAGTGTCCCCCTTTACAACGATGACTTCCGTGCTTCGGTACTCGCGGGCGGCTTCCACTCCGCTACGGCTCCGCATAGTGAACGGCTTCCCTGTCTCCACTTCGCTCCAGACGCCGCTGCGTGGAACCCCCCGCTGCGCCCTCCGCACCGTATATCCACAACTCCCTCAGAGGGGGGGGCAACACGGCACCGTGCCCATACGTTATAATATTTTCATGGATTGGTCAGGGGAAAACACGCTGCGGTACAGTCGGAACGTTCTCGTCGAAGAGCTGGGGGAGGTCGGGCAGGAACGGCTCTTCGCGTCGTCCGTGCTCGTCGTGGGCGCGGGGGGCCTGGGGTCGCCCGCCCTCCTCTACCTCGCCGCCGCGGGGATCGGGAGGATCGGGGTGATCGACGACGACCGGGTCGACATCACCAACCTCAACCGCCAGGTGATCCACCGGGCCGACGCCGTCGGTCAGTGGAAGGCCGAATCCGCGGCCGCGGCGCTGCGGGCGTTCCGGCCGGACCTCGCGGTCGACGTGTACCCGGAGGCGCTCACGGCGGCGAACGCCGCCGCGCTGTTCCGGAGGTACGACGCGATCGTGGACGGCAGCGACAACTTCTCCACGAAGTACCTGTGCAACGACGCGGCGGTGGTGACCGGCCGTCCCCTCGTGCACGCCGGGGTCCTCCGGTTCGGCGGCCAGATGCTCACGATCGTCCCCGGCGCGGGAGCGTGCCTGCGGTGCGTGATCCCCCGGATCCCGTCGCGGAAGGACTCCCCCGGGTGCGCCGAGGCCGGCATCATCGGCGCGGCGGCGGGCGTCGTCGGCGCCTGGCAGGCGATGGAGGCGATCAAGCTGCTCGCGTTCGCTGCGTCGTCGCCCGGGGGGATATTGCTGACCATCGACACCCTCTCGAACGAGGTATCGTGCCTCACGGTCGTCCGCGACCGGTCGTGCCCCGCGTGCGGGGAACATCCGAGGATCACGGAACCGCTGTCGGCCGCCGAATACGATCCCGAATGGAGCTGCATCGTATGAACGCCGTCGCGCCCCTGCCCATCCCCCGGAAGGCGGTCATTCTCCTGTCCGGCGGGCTCGACAGCACCCTGGCGGCCCGGATCGTCCGGGACCAGGGGATCGAACTTCACGCGATCCATTTCACCTCGCCGTTCTGCACCTGCTCCCACAAAACCGCGGGGAACGGGGGGGGATGCCGCTCGGCGGCGCAGGAGGTCGCGGTGGGGATGGGGATCCCGATCCGGACCGTGGCGAAGGGGGAGGAGTACCTCGAGATCGTCAAGCACCCCCGGCACGGGCGGGGATCGGCGATGAACCCGTGCATCGACTGCCGGATCTTCACCTTGCGGAAGGCGAAGGCGTTCATGGAGGAGATCGGCGCCTCCTTCCTGGTCACCGGGGAAGTCGTCGGGCAGCGGCCGATGTCCCAGCGGGACGACGCGTTGCGCGGCATCGAGAAGCACAGCGGATGCGCGGGGATCATCCTGCGGCCGCTCTGTGCGCATCACCTCCCGCCCTCGCTGCCGGAGCGGGAAGGCTGGGTGGACCGTGGGAAGCTCCTCGCGATCACGGGGCGCTCCCGCAAGGAGCAGATCCGGCTCGCGGAGGAGCTCAAGATCGGCGACTACCCGTGCCCGGCGGGGGGATGCATGCTGACCGACCGAACCTTCTCCATCAAGGTTCGGGATCTCCTCGACCACCAGCCTGCCTTCGGGATGCACGAAGTCCTGCTCCTGAAGGCCGGACGGCATTTCCGCGTCGGCGGGATCAAGGCGATCGTGGCCAAAAGCGAAGGGGAGAACCGCCGGCTCGAGGCCCTCTGCCGGGGGAAGGACACCGTCTACGTGGCCCACAGCCACCCGGGCCCTTCCGTGACGCTCGTGGGCGGAACCGGGGAGGAACGCCTCGACCTGCTCTCCCGGATCTTCACCCGGTACGGCAAGCCGGGGTCGGTCGGCCCGTACGAGATCCGGGAGATCTCCCCCGACGGGGAGCGACTCGTGACCGTGCCCGAAAACCCGGACTTCGAGGAGGTCGGGCGTGGACTCCTCTGCTAACGCCGGGAACGGCGCTCCGACGCGGGACGACCTGCTCCGCTACGAGGCGTTGCTCGCGGCGCTCCGCCGGATGGGGTCCGCCGTGGTCGCCTTCAGCGGCGGGGTGGATAGTTCGTTTCTTCTTTACGCGGCGAAGGAGGCGCTGGGAGAGCGGGTCCTGGCCGTCACCGCCACCTCCCCCACGTACCCCCGCTCCGAGCGGGAGGAGGCCGTGCGGCTGGCGCGCTCCTGGGGGGTCCGCCACCGCCTCGTCGAGTCGAACGAGCTGGAGATCCCCGGCTTCTCCGCGAACCCTCCGGACCGGTGCTACCACTGCAAGAAGGAGCTGTTCGGAATTCTCGCCGGGATCGCCCGAAAAGAGGGGTACGCGGCCGTGTGCGACGGCTCCAACGCCGACGACGCGCGCGACTTCCGCCCGGGGCGACACGCCGCGAAGGAGCTCGCCGTCCGCAGTCCACTGCTCGAAGACGGGCTGACCAAGCCGGCGATCCGCCGCCTGAGCCGATCCTTCGACCTTCCCACGGCGGACCGCGGTTCCTTTGCGTGCCTCTCCTCGCGCTTCCCGTACGGGACGACGATCGACGAGGAGAAACTGCGGCGCGTCGAGGCGTGCGAGGAGGTGCTCCGGGGGTTCGGATTCCGGCAGTTCCGGGTGCGCGTCCACGACGCGGTGGCGCGCATCGAGGTAGGGACGGACGAGATCCCCCGCCTCTTCGAGCCGGAGATCACCGACGCGGTCCACGCGCGGTTCCGGGAGAACGGCTTTCTCTACGTCTCCGTGGACCTCAAGGGGTACCGCACCGGTTCGATGAACGAGGAGCTGCCCGCAATCCCCCGGGGCCTCGTCGCAGATCCGACCGAAGACCAGTAAGCGGACACGCCATCTTTGTTCTTCAACTCATCAATACGGCAACGGTTCGGGAAGACGGCACGGAAAGCGCCCGCAACAGGAGTGTCCGGCGAAGACGCCGCAGGAGGGGGGGCGCAGTGAGGTAAAGCGCAGCCGTGCGGGTTCATCGCACGGCGAGCCACGAACGGAGCCCCGCCCTCCGAGGCGACGCAGCCGGAAGGTGACTCCCGGAGGCGCAGCGCCTTCCGGGATCGCTTTCTGGATTCGTTGCCGTATTGATAAAACGCGGTACTCAGCGCAGCGGGGCGCAGTCGCCGCCTTCGCCGTGGATCTTCTCGACGGCGTGGGGGATCGCGGGCAGGAGCACCGCCAGGTTCTCCGTGGCGCCACCGGGGCTCCCCGGCAAATTCACGATCAGCGTCTTCCCGCGGATCCCGACCACGGCGCGGGACAGCATCGCCGCGGGCACCCGCTTGAGGCTTTCCGCCCGCATCGCCTCGGCCATCCCCGGAACTTCCCGGTCCAGGATCCCCCGGGTGGCGTCCGGCGTCACGTCGCGCGGGTCGACCCCCGTCCCCCCGGTGGTCACGACCAGGTCGAGTTCGAGCGCGTCGCAGAAGTGGAGAAGGGCGCGGCGGATGAAGGGGATCTCGTCGGGGATCACCACCTGCTGGACGATCTCCGCCGGAAGCGACCGGAGCATCTCCGCCACCGCGGGTCCGGAAGCGTCGGGACGCTCCTTGCGGAACGACCGGTCGGACATGGTGACCACCGCGGCGCGGATCATGCGGCGGGTCAATCCACGATCACCATCGGGTCGCCCGCCCGCAGCGTCCCGCCGCGCAGGACCCGGGCGAAGACCCCCTCCTTCGGCATGACGCAGTCGCCCGCCTGGAAGTAGATCGCGCACCGGTTGTGGCAGACTTTCCCGATCTGAGTGATCTCGAGCAGCGCCTCTCCCGAACGGAGGCGCTCCCCCGGCCGAAGAGCGACCAGGTCGATCCCCTCGACGGTGATGTTCTCGGCGAAGTCGCCGGGGCCCACGGAAAGCCCCTTCGCCTTCATCTTCGCGATGCTTTCCACCGCCAGCAGGCTCACCTGCCGGTGCCACGGTCCCGCGTGGGCGTCCTGGTCGACTCCGTGCTCCGGGATGAGCGTGACGAAGGGGACAGGGGTCTTCTTCTCCCCCTTCTTCCCGCTCACGCAAACCGCGATGATTTTTCCGTCGGCCGGCCGCATCGTCTCTCAGCTCTTCAGGATGTTCGACTTGAAGATCAGCTTCTCGTGGTCGTCGCCGTCTTCCGGAAACGCCGCGTGACCGAATCGCACCTCGACGCGCGCATCCCTGGCGAGACGACGGATCTCATCGGCCTCGGCGGCGATCGCCTTCTTGATCCGCGGGATCGCGCTGATCTTGCCGTCGTCCGCCTCGGGCAGGATCATCCCGAACTTCCCCTCGCTGATCCGCGCCACGATGTCGTACTCGCGAAGGGAGGCGCGGATCGCCTTCGCCACCTGCTTCATCACCCAGTCCGCGCGACCGGCACGGGAATGGGACCCCGACGGCACGTGCGCCTGGACCTCGCAGATCATCAGGACGAGGCGCCGCTGGAACCGCTTGGCCCGGCTGATCTCGTGCAACAGGCGCTCCTGGAAATATTTCAGGGTGGGGAGCCCGGTCGTCTCGTCGAGGTTCCTCAGCCGGTCGTTCCGCTCGTAGGCGATCGCGTTCGTGACCGCCTTCTCGGCGTACTTGAGGTATTTTTCGAACGTGGCGAGGTCCTCGGTGGTGAACGAGGAGGGAAAGAACGTCTTGTGGGGAAACTTGTCGAAGATCGTTACGGTGCCGAGGATCTCCCCGTCCCCCCGGAGGGGGACGCACGCGAGCGTCCGGGCGCCCCCGGCGAAGTCCCGCCAGCCGGGCTCCTGCGAGGCGTCGCGCACGAGCACGGACCGCTCGCTCTTGAGCGCCATCGTCGCCGCCTTCTTGTCCATGAGGAAGAGGTCCTTCTGCTCCCCCTCCGTCTTCATCCCGTAATACTCGCGGATCCCGTACTTCCCGGTCTCCGGGTCGAGCAGGCGGATGACGCACGTCTCCGCCTCGAGGATGAGGCAGGCGGAGGTGGCCACCAGATTGAGAAGCCTGGACAGGTCGAGCGTGGAGATGATGTTGATCCCCGCTTCGTTGATCGCGGCGATCTTGGTCATCCGGAGGGCGGCGGACTCCTCCCGCAACGACACTCCCACGGCGTCCGAGAGCAGGACGGCGGCGTCGGCGACCACCGACAGCTTCTCCTCGGAGATCTCCCCCTCGGAGACCGTCTGCACGACGAGGACCCCGTTCGGTTCCCCGGAGGAGAGGAGCGGGAACATGAGCACCGTGCCCCGCCGGCGGCTGTTCTGGGGCCGTTTCCCCTCCGAGAGCACGATGGGACGACGCTCGGCGAGGCTGAGTTCCTCGAGGGAGCCCTCCGCGGGGAAGTGGATCTCCGGGGCGCCCGGCGTCGCGCGGAGGGTGCTGGTGCGTACGTAGAAATCCTCGCTGTCGCGGTCGAACAGGAGGACGGAGACGGTTCCCCCCCCCAGCCATCCCGAGAGCTCGCCGGAGAACTCCCGCAGACGATCCTCGATCGGCTTCGCCGACCGGAGGATCTCCCCGGCCTTCCTCGCGAAATCGGAGAGCACTTATTCCCCTTCCATCGTCACCCGGATCCGCAGACGGACCAGGGTTCCCGCCGCGTCGATGAACAGCGCCGGCAATACGGCCTGCCCTTCGGGAGAGACGAAGGGCGCCTCGAACTTGAGAAAGGTGAGGCCGGATCCCTCGACGTCGGCGGACACCGCGACGGACGGGGGCGGTGGGGGTGGCGGTTCAGGTTCCTTTTCCGGGATCTCGACCTCGATCTCCGACAGTTCCTCGAACTCCACGGCCGGTTTCGCCGCTTCCGGCGCCCGAAGCGAGGTCGGTTCCAGGTCGACCTCGGCGACGGCGGTCTCGGGCGCGGCGGCGACCTCCACCCCTTCCTTGATCTCCTCGAGGTCGGAAATTTCCTCAAGCGGCTCGGCCGCCGGCGCGATGAAGGTCTTCCGGATCCGGGCGTCGGCAAGATCCCCGATATCGTCGTCCGCCACCATCTCCCCCGGCATCAGAAGGGTTTTCCGGAGGTGGGCGAAGACCATCCTGGAGATCCCCACCAGCGTCTCGGTCACTCCCTTCCCGGTGGGCGCAACCGCCTCGAAGGTGGTTGCGTGCAGGAAATTCAACCCTGCGTCCAGTTCCGCGACCGGGGCGGCGTTCCGGAGGTCCCGCTTGTTGTATTGAAGGACGAACGGCAGATCCTCGAGCTTCTTCCCGTAGGAGGAGAGGTTGTCCATCAGGTTCTTCAAGCTCTCCATGTCGCCGTTGATCATCTCCCGCTGGGAGTCGGCGACGAACACGACGCCGTCCACCCCCTGGAGCACCAGCCTCCGGGTGGCGTTGTAGAACACCTGCCCCGGCACCGTGTAGAGATGGAAACGGACCTTGAACCCCTTGATCTGCCCCAGCTCGATCGGGAGGAAGTCGAAAAACAGGGTCCGGTCGGTCTCGGTGGGAAGGGAGATCAGTCTCCCCTTCTGCTCCGGGCGCAGCATCTTGTGGACCATCTCGATGTTGGTCGTCTTGCCGGAGAGACCCGGACCGTAGTAGACGATCTTGGCGCTGAGCTCGCGGGTCGCATAGTTGAAGAGGGCCATCGGTTCTCCCGGTTCGTTAGTGCCGCTGGGCCAGCAGCCGTCTCGCCTCTTGCCGCACCACCGCAGAAAGGCTGCGGTTCTGCGACAGGACCCTCAACTCGCCGGTCTGGTACGACTTCAGGAACCGGAGCGCGGCCGGCGGCGGAGTCCTCGGGTTCTGGACCAGCGCGGTGACCACCTGCCGGTTCGCGGTCCATTGCCGGCTGTCGGCGATGAACCGGAGCACGTCCTCGTGGGTCAGGGAGGAAGCCGCGTAGGAGATGATATCGTCCTCCGTCAGCTTCGGGCTCCCGACCACCGCGCGGGCCACCATGCTGCTCGCGTCCCGCGACAGGATCCGCCGGACTTCCCGGTTCCCCTTGACCGCGAGCTCCACCTTCCCGGGCACGGAAAGCCGGGCGACCTGCGCCGCGATCGAACTCCGCTCCTCCTCGCCGAACGGCCGCTCCACCGTGAGGTCCGGTCCGGCCGGCGCGCCTCCGGGACCCGTCACTCCTCCTCCTCTTCCCCCATCCCCTTCTTCGACTCCGAGATCACCTTTTCCGCGATGGACGCGGGGATCTCCTCGTAGTGGGACACCTTCATTGTAAACTGCCCGCGCCCCGAGGTGATCGAACGAAGGTCGGACGAATATCGAAGGATCTCCGCCAACGGCACCTGGCACCGGACGATCTGGCTCTTCCCGAGGGCGTCCACGCCCAGGACCCGGCCGCGCCGCTGGTTGAGATCCCCGATGATGTCCCCCACGTTCTCCTCCGGGATGACCACCTCCATCTCGGCGATCGGTTCGAGAAGGACCGGCCTGGCGGCCAGCGCCGCCTTCTTGAAAGCGAGGGACCCGGCGATCTTGAACGCCATCTCGGAGGAATCGACGTTGTGGAAGGAGCCGTCGAAGACGGTGGCCTTCACGTCCACCACCGGATATCCGGCGATGACCCCCTTGGCCATCCGCTCCACGATCCCCTTTTCCACCGCGGGGATGTATTGGCGCGGGATCGACCCGCCCACGATCCCGTCCACGTACTCGAATCCCTTCCCGCGCGGCTGCGGCTCGAGGCGGATCCAGCAGTCGCCGTACTGCCCGCGGCCGCCGGTCTGCTTCTTGTGCTTCCCCTGGGCTTCGGCTTTCCCCTTGAGGGTCTCGAAGTAGGCGATCTTCTGCGTGCGCAGCTCCACCTCGACGCCGTAGACGCGCTTCAATTTCTCGACGGCCACCTCGACGTGTGTCTCCCCCATCCCCGCCAGGATGAACTCGTTCGTCTGCGGATCCTTGCGGAAACGGAGGGTCGGGTCCTCCTCGATCATCCGGGCCAGGGAGCTGCCCAGCTTGTCCTCGTCGTTGCGCGTCTTCGGACGGACCGCGAAGGAGATGACCGACTCCACGGGAACCGGGCGCTCGAAGACGATCGGGGCCTTCGGATCGCACAGGGTGTCCCCCGTGGAGGTCTCCTTGAATTTCGCCGCCGCGACGATCTCCCCCGCGGAAGCCGACCCGACCGCCTTCTGCTTCTTCCCCTCCAGCCGGAGGATCTGCCCGATCCGTTCCACCGCGTCCCTGCTCGAGTTGAGGGGGGACATGTCCGGCGTGAGCGTGCCGGAGAAGACCTTGAAGATGGAGAGCTTCCCCGCGTACGGGTCCGCCAGCGTCTTGAAGACCTGTGCGGAGAACGGCGCGTCCGCCGAGATGGGGCGCTTCCCGGCGGCCTCCTTCTTCGGGTTGGTTCCCTCGACCTCCCCCCGGTAGGAGGGATCGGGAAGGGCGAAGTTGACCAGGTCGAGCACCGGGTGGATCGCGATGTTGCGCGACGCGGAGCCGTAAAGGACCGGGAGGAACCGCATCGCCCGCACACCCGCCCGGAAACCGTCCCGGATCTCCTCGTCGGTGAGGGGGGTCCCCTCGAGGAACTTCTCGATCAGCGCGTCGTCGGACTCGGCGCACGATTCGACGAGCTTCTCCCGGGCGATCGAGGCTTCGTCGGCCAGGTCGGCGGGGATCTCCTGGAGGGTGAAGTCGCCGGTGTCGCCCTTGTAGATCATCGCCTTCATCCGGAACAGGTCGATCACGCCGCGGAACTCCGCCTCCCGCCCGATCGGCAGCTGCACCGGCACCGCGGGGACCTTCAGAATGTCGGCGATCTCCTCGACCGCCTTCGCGGGATCGGCGCGCTCCCGGTCCATCTTCGAAACGAAGGCGATCACCGGCACGTCCGCCGCCCGCGCCAGGCTCCACATCTTCTCGGTCTGGACCTCCACGCCGGAGACGGCATTGATGACGAGGATCGCGCCGTCCAGCACGTTGAGGCTGGACCGGGTGTCCGCCTCGAAGTTGATGTAGCCGGGGGTGTCGGCGAGCGTGACCTCGACCTTGTCCCAGGCGTAATGATGGAAGGAGGTGCTGATCGTGATCTTCCGCCGGATCTCTTCCGGATCGTAGTCGAAGTTGGAGCTTCCGTCGTCCACCTTTCCCATCCGGTCCGTGGCCTTCGCGTTGAACAGAAGGGCCTCCGCCAGCGTCGTTTTTCCCGCTCCGCCGTGCGCGATGATGCCGACGTTCCGGATCTGATGGATGTCCACTCTGACCGTCCTCCTAAAGAACGTATGTTCCTCGAACCGGGGCGCCCACGGGTCAGGAAAGGTTCCTCTCGTATATTATACGCAACCCGTCGAGAGTCAAATTCTCATCAATTACGTGGATTTTCGGCGTCTCGGCGGCGATCGTCCGGGCGAGCCCGCCGGTGGCGACCACCAGGGGGTCGAGTCGGACCTCCTTCCGGATCCTTTCGATGATCCCCTCGACCATCGCGACATATCCGTAGAAGAGGCCCGACTGCATCGCCGCCACCGTGTTCTTCCCGATGACCGTGGCGGGCCTGACGATCTCGATCCGGGGAAGCTTCGAGGCCTGCCGGAAGAGGGCCTCGGCGGAGATGTTCACCCCGGGGGCGATCACGCCGCCCATGTAGTCCCCCTTTTCCGACACGAAGTCGAAGGTGGTGGCCGTTCCGAAATCGACGACGATGGCGGGCCGATGATGCTTCGCGAACACCGCCACGGAGTTGACGATCCGGTCCGCCCCGACCTCCTTCGGGTTGTCCATCTTGATGGAGATCCCCGTCCTGATCCCGGGGCCCACAACCATCGGCGTCAAGCCGAAGTACCGATCGCACAGTTCCATGATGGTGGGGGTGAGCGGCGGGACCACGGAGGAGAGGATGATCGCCTTGATCTCCCGGGAGGAGAAATCGGACGCATCGTAGAGGTTCCGCAGAAGGATCCCGTACTCGTCGCTCGTCTTCTCCCGGTCGGTCCACACCCGCCAGTGGTGGAGTAGCGTCTCCCCCTCGAAGACCCCGAGGACGGTGTTCGTGTTCCCCACGTCGATCACCAGGAGCATCGGGTGTTCCCTACCCCCTTAGGGCCTGTCCAGGATCTCTCCGCTGTGCACCGACTCGATCGCCGGGCCGCCGTCGGGGAGGAAACGGAGCGCCCCGTCCGTGTCGAGCCCGTCCGCGGTTCCCCACCGCTCCCCGCCCTGCCGCCGAAGGAGGACGCGTCGCCCCCGGAGAAAGTCCCGTCGGTCCCATTCGTCGCGGAGCGAGGAGAACCCGTCCCCGATGAATTCCGCGTACCGGGCCCCGAACGCGTCGAGCAGCCGGGCAAGGACGTCGACCCGGCGGAACGTCCTCCCCGACTGAATCCGGAGGGATGTCGCCGTGCCGCGGAGATCCGGCGGGAAATCCGCCTCTTCCATGTTCACGTTGAGCCCCACGCCGATCACGACGTGGCGCACGCCGTCCGTGTCGGAGGCCATCTCCGCGAGGATCCCCGCCGCCTTCCGTCCTCCGCAATACAAGTCGTTCGGCCACTTGAGGGACGCGGGAACGCCCACCGCCTCGACCGCGTCGGCGAGGGCGACGCCGGCCACGAGGGCGAGCCGCGGCGCATCGACGGTCGGAACGGAAGGGCGAAGCAGCAGGGAAACGTACAGGTTCTTCCCCGCGGGAGACACCCACCGGCGGCCCATCCGTCCCCGGCCCGCGGTCTGCGCGTCGGCGACGACGACGGTCCCGTGCGCCGCGCCGTTCTCCGCCATCTCCATCGCAACGCGGTTCGTGCTGTCGGTCACCGCGAGGCACACCGGATGGGCCCACGGAAGTCCGGGCCGAAGCGCACCGCGGACTTCCTCCTCACCGATCCGGTCCTCCATGCCGGCCCCCCCTCAGACGGTCACTTTCCCCTGGTAGGTGCCGAAGACGGAGCGCATCACGTCGGAGATCTCGCCCAGCGTTGCGT
The Deltaproteobacteria bacterium CG2_30_66_27 DNA segment above includes these coding regions:
- a CDS encoding TIGR00268 family protein, which encodes MGSAVVAFSGGVDSSFLLYAAKEALGERVLAVTATSPTYPRSEREEAVRLARSWGVRHRLVESNELEIPGFSANPPDRCYHCKKELFGILAGIARKEGYAAVCDGSNADDARDFRPGRHAAKELAVRSPLLEDGLTKPAIRRLSRSFDLPTADRGSFACLSSRFPYGTTIDEEKLRRVEACEEVLRGFGFRQFRVRVHDAVARIEVGTDEIPRLFEPEITDAVHARFRENGFLYVSVDLKGYRTGSMNEELPAIPRGLVADPTEDQ
- a CDS encoding molybdenum cofactor biosynthesis protein, translated to MRAAVVTMSDRSFRKERPDASGPAVAEMLRSLPAEIVQQVVIPDEIPFIRRALLHFCDALELDLVVTTGGTGVDPRDVTPDATRGILDREVPGMAEAMRAESLKRVPAAMLSRAVVGIRGKTLIVNLPGSPGGATENLAVLLPAIPHAVEKIHGEGGDCAPLR
- a CDS encoding MOSC domain-containing protein, with protein sequence MRPADGKIIAVCVSGKKGEKKTPVPFVTLIPEHGVDQDAHAGPWHRQVSLLAVESIAKMKAKGLSVGPGDFAENITVEGIDLVALRPGERLRSGEALLEITQIGKVCHNRCAIYFQAGDCVMPKEGVFARVLRGGTLRAGDPMVIVD
- a CDS encoding translation elongation factor G; the encoded protein is MDIHQIRNVGIIAHGGAGKTTLAEALLFNAKATDRMGKVDDGSSNFDYDPEEIRRKITISTSFHHYAWDKVEVTLADTPGYINFEADTRSSLNVLDGAILVINAVSGVEVQTEKMWSLARAADVPVIAFVSKMDRERADPAKAVEEIADILKVPAVPVQLPIGREAEFRGVIDLFRMKAMIYKGDTGDFTLQEIPADLADEASIAREKLVESCAESDDALIEKFLEGTPLTDEEIRDGFRAGVRAMRFLPVLYGSASRNIAIHPVLDLVNFALPDPSYRGEVEGTNPKKEAAGKRPISADAPFSAQVFKTLADPYAGKLSIFKVFSGTLTPDMSPLNSSRDAVERIGQILRLEGKKQKAVGSASAGEIVAAAKFKETSTGDTLCDPKAPIVFERPVPVESVISFAVRPKTRNDEDKLGSSLARMIEEDPTLRFRKDPQTNEFILAGMGETHVEVAVEKLKRVYGVEVELRTQKIAYFETLKGKAEAQGKHKKQTGGRGQYGDCWIRLEPQPRGKGFEYVDGIVGGSIPRQYIPAVEKGIVERMAKGVIAGYPVVDVKATVFDGSFHNVDSSEMAFKIAGSLAFKKAALAARPVLLEPIAEMEVVIPEENVGDIIGDLNQRRGRVLGVDALGKSQIVRCQVPLAEILRYSSDLRSITSGRGQFTMKVSHYEEIPASIAEKVISESKKGMGEEEEE
- a CDS encoding pantothenate kinase, translating into MLLVIDVGNTNTVLGVFEGETLLHHWRVWTDREKTSDEYGILLRNLYDASDFSSREIKAIILSSVVPPLTPTIMELCDRYFGLTPMVVGPGIRTGISIKMDNPKEVGADRIVNSVAVFAKHHRPAIVVDFGTATTFDFVSEKGDYMGGVIAPGVNISAEALFRQASKLPRIEIVRPATVIGKNTVAAMQSGLFYGYVAMVEGIIERIRKEVRLDPLVVATGGLARTIAAETPKIHVIDENLTLDGLRIIYERNLS
- a CDS encoding biotin--[acetyl-CoA-carboxylase] ligase, giving the protein MEDRIGEEEVRGALRPGLPWAHPVCLAVTDSTNRVAMEMAENGAAHGTVVVADAQTAGRGRMGRRWVSPAGKNLYVSLLLRPSVPTVDAPRLALVAGVALADAVEAVGVPASLKWPNDLYCGGRKAAGILAEMASDTDGVRHVVIGVGLNVNMEEADFPPDLRGTATSLRIQSGRTFRRVDVLARLLDAFGARYAEFIGDGFSSLRDEWDRRDFLRGRRVLLRRQGGERWGTADGLDTDGALRFLPDGGPAIESVHSGEILDRP